In Zygosaccharomyces rouxii strain CBS732 chromosome A complete sequence, the genomic window GTTGATATCACCCTTAGAACCTTCATAAATTGTGGTAAAATTTTGTAGGATATTACAGCTGCATTTTAATAActgtaattctttcttaGAGATCGGTGGAAATCTGTTATCCTGTAAAGCTGCCACCAATGaatatttttcaattccatGAACCAGGGCAGGCCTGGCAAATGTACCAATACAACCTCTTAAACTGTATTTATCTGATTTCTTAGATTTTTTATTCCAGGTAATAAATAATGAGGTCCTCTCAACGGGGTTGACTCTATAATCTGGATATAATGTTTGACAAATCTTTAAGAAGTTCTTCGTTGAATTAAGGGAGTGCGatttattattgttattcaAATAGTTGTAAAGGGTATAGAAAGCATAAAAAGCATATGGGGAGGTTCCTGATAATTCAAGTGACATGATACACTCAATGATAAGTAATTAAAACTATTGTAGGGTTGGTCTCAAATTTATTCTCCCTTTGTTAGTGTTTGAAGTAAGAGATGTGATGAGCTTcggtgaaaaaaaagtggCTACTTAGTTAAACTTAAAGGTGTCAGTCATCTTGAACAGATCGTCGTGAATCAAACCAAACCATCAGATGATCAAGATGTGGGTCTTTAAAGTGCTAATATTTTTCATGATCCAATGTTCAAATCTTGTATGGGCTCAAAACTTCTACGACGAGGATCCACATCTAATCGAACTTAcaccaaagaattttgacAAAGTGATTCATAGAACCAATTACACATCCGTTGTAGAATTCTACGCACCATGGTGTGGCTACTGTAAACAGTTAAAACCTGTTATGAAGAAAGTtgctaaaaaattggatggTATTGTCCAAGTTGCATCTGTTAATTGTGATTTACCCAAGAATAAGCAGTTATGTGCAGAGCATAGAATCCAAGGATTCCCAACCCTGATGGTCTTTAGACCCCCCAAGATTGATATGTCAAAACCACATTCACAAAGAGTGGAATTGAGGAATCATGCTGGCGAAGTTTATAAAggtgaaagaaaaatggCCCCAATTATAGATTTTGCCGTATcaagaatgaagaattacGTTAAAAGGTTGTTGAACGTGAATAAACTGGaagaaatattcaaaaaatctacCAGACCCTCCATGGTACTTTTCTCCAAGAAGGATAAGTTATCACCGGTTTACAAAAGCATTGCATTGGATTGGTTGGGAGTCTTCAACTGTTTCATAATCCCCAATGGCAAGCTGGATTCGCTATCATCGGATGACAACTTAGCTAAATCATACCCTAACATTTATGGTTTCTTGCAAAGTATCGCTCATGACCAGAAAAATAGTGAGAAAAGCCTACTAGTAGTCTTTGACCCTCATAATGACCAATATCATGTCTTCCAAGGTGACTCACTAGTAAAACCACAGGTTTCTAAGTTCTTAACCGGATCCATTGGTCGCAATCCTCAAGAGGGACCAGGTAGTAAACGCCAACAGTTTGTCGATGCCGTCAAAAGCGGTAAGAACAAGAGGGTAAACCATGATGAATTGTAATAAATGATGAGATGTATAGCTTATAACGCACCAATTTCATACACAGGagaaaatatcatcattatgTATCTAAAATTTGTGCATTTTTTTACTATGCAAGCTGTCTAAgctcatcgattttttccactttcCGTCTattaaaaaattatcaacTTGAGTTGAGTAAGATCATCACGAAATACAATAAAATAGATTCGAAAAGCCCAGAATGATCACTAAATACTTCTCGAAGGTCGTCGTAAAATTCAATCCATTTTCTAAAGAAGGTAtgttccaaattttgagatgCTATCAGCGTTGAATAGTCCTTTAATGACTAGTTTGTTGTCAACAGTGTATACTAACAAAAATATCTAAAACCAGCCAAAACAGCTAGACTCTTGCTCAGTTCGATTCCACCAGCTCAGAGACAGCTAGGTACTCAGATACAAAATGAAGTTCTAACTAATGCCTCCAACAAAGCACCTGTGATTAAGGTAACATTTAAGGACAAGAAAACTATGGAGGTAGATCCAACAAAATACACCTTCCAAGAATTAGCAAATTATTTTGATACGCATTCCAGACAGTTAAGTTTGAAAGAAACCATCGAAAATAGTTAGTCTTCGATGATGAGATTATTTTCCTTGTAAATAGTGGTATAATCAATTGTATAAGAAGCaagaaagaacaaaaaaatatcaaaaaaaGTAAAGAGACGGACTAGCTACTGAAATGCTTGGAATTGAAACTCTTCGTATATGTGTGAGGTCTGATTAAATGGTAAAAATCTACAGGAGGCTGTTGAAGCTGTATTCTTGAATAGTTCCACAGCTAGGCCACCTAGGAATGCAGAAAAAAATCTGTCAGTTTAAAAAAAGCTAATTGAAAGTCTTCAAAGCATTTGAAGCCTTCAAATAatcatttcatcaatgtATGGTCTACTGACACTTTGTATTGCCAAGTTTCTCAAAGTCCGTAATGTGCGActcattgaaaaattgtacaagcgatgagatgcgatgagctacAAGAATAACTACTGTAAATATCAGATATTCAAGAGCTTCTAAGATATTCATGTCGTATTATTTCAAGAATATCAAACCTGGGGTCGAAtctgaatctgatgaaggAGAAGATCTAGAAAGATTACTTAGAAGAAACAACCAAGATGATGCCGATGAGTCTAGCGATGATGAACTAAGAACACTATCATTTGgatctttaaagaaagcTGATActatgatgaagaaggaagaagacGGTGATAGAAAATTGAATCGTAAAATAAAGGATAAACCAAGTAAGCAAGTCAAGTATGAATCAGAACAAGAATCCGCACCAGAACAAGAATCCGAGTCAGAATCAGGatcttcagattcagagttctttgaagaagaaagttcTAAGAAGAATGGTGaccaaaagaagaagaagaagaggagtAAGCATGCCCCTGCTGAGCAATCTGCTAAGAAACGAGTATCTAAAGTAAGAGAAATTCCAGGTTTGCATCTATCAAAGAGTCAAAATCCAAACCTATACCAAGATATCAGATTTGATAAATCCACAGGTGGGCCCACTGATAGCAGTGTCATTAGACGACGCTATGGATTCTTAGACGAATATAGACAaaaggaaattgaagagatgGAATCCATATTGCACGATCGTAAATTGACCTCTAAACTACCGCCAGAGGAAGTCGaatccattgaaagaagaCTAAAAAGTACTAAATCAAGATTACAGACTATGAAGAGTAAAGACTTGGAACAGAACATTGTCAAGGACTATGAACAGACAATGAACAAAGACAATAAGAATAAATTCCATCTAAAGCGTTCTGAAAGACGTAAACTAGTGCAGAAGTGGAAGTTTGAACACATGAAGTCGAAGCAACGTGAGAAAGTTATGgagagaaagagaaagaagagattgggtaaagaatttaaacaatttgaattcaACAAATGATGTACTATATGAATATATACAtgtaaaactttttttattaCTCTGGCTTGATTTTATCCCCTCCATTGGCGAGCCAATCATTAACAGAACCTTCATAGATACCAGTATTTTTGAAGCCATAAGACcttgccaattcttctgctgCTCTGGCTCTCATACCCTTGGCACAGaagaaaatcaattcttcgTTGTTCTTTGGTTTAGGAACttgaaattgttcttcaaactcttcttctggtaaTGAAAGAGCTGATGGTGTAGTTTGAAATGGCAAATTAAGGGCCGTAGGCATCTTATACATTTCTACCTCCCTTGGTTCTCTCACATCAACAAGAACCTTACCTTGTTCAGGATGTTGGACCAATTTCTTAACATCTTGAAAGTTGTATGGTTTTGGACCCGCTGATGACATTGTTCTAATCAAAGTTCTTGCTGGCGATTGTAGTGAGGCTTTCTGTACACTTAAAGATCTAAACATGCTTGCACTTTctgttttcttcttgtacTGTCTCTTAATGAAAATAGAAGGAGTCAAAGTGCTATCGACGACGCTTTTAAACCAATATGACTAAACCCTATATACACATCCACAACTTTCTAGATAGGGCACGCAAGGGTCGTTGACC contains:
- the MRPL44 gene encoding mitochondrial 54S ribosomal protein mL53 (similar to uniprot|P19956 Saccharomyces cerevisiae YMR225C MRPL44 Mitochondrial ribosomal protein of the large subunit) yields the protein MITKYFSKVVVKFNPFSKEAKTARLLLSSIPPAQRQLGTQIQNEVLTNASNKAPVIKVTFKDKKTMEVDPTKYTFQELANYFDTHSRQLSLKETIENS
- the RRP36 gene encoding rRNA-processing protein RRP36 (similar to uniprot|Q12481 Saccharomyces cerevisiae YOR287C Protein required for cell viability), which codes for MSYYFKNIKPGVESESDEGEDLERLLRRNNQDDADESSDDELRTLSFGSLKKADTMMKKEEDGDRKLNRKIKDKPSKQVKYESEQESAPEQESESESGSSDSEFFEEESSKKNGDQKKKKKRSKHAPAEQSAKKRVSKVREIPGLHLSKSQNPNLYQDIRFDKSTGGPTDSSVIRRRYGFLDEYRQKEIEEMESILHDRKLTSKLPPEEVESIERRLKSTKSRLQTMKSKDLEQNIVKDYEQTMNKDNKNKFHLKRSERRKLVQKWKFEHMKSKQREKVMERKRKKRLGKEFKQFEFNK
- the MPD1 gene encoding protein disulfide isomerase MPD1 (similar to uniprot|Q12404 Saccharomyces cerevisiae YOR288C MPD1 Member of the protein disulfide isomerase (PDI) family overexpression suppresses the defect in maturation of carboxypeptidase Y and defects in other essential Pdi1p functions caused by PDI1 deletion); translation: MIKMWVFKVLIFFMIQCSNLVWAQNFYDEDPHLIELTPKNFDKVIHRTNYTSVVEFYAPWCGYCKQLKPVMKKVAKKLDGIVQVASVNCDLPKNKQLCAEHRIQGFPTLMVFRPPKIDMSKPHSQRVELRNHAGEVYKGERKMAPIIDFAVSRMKNYVKRLLNVNKLEEIFKKSTRPSMVLFSKKDKLSPVYKSIALDWLGVFNCFIIPNGKLDSLSSDDNLAKSYPNIYGFLQSIAHDQKNSEKSLLVVFDPHNDQYHVFQGDSLVKPQVSKFLTGSIGRNPQEGPGSKRQQFVDAVKSGKNKRVNHDEL
- the RDL2 gene encoding thiosulfate sulfurtransferase RDL2 (similar to uniprot|Q08742 Saccharomyces cerevisiae YOR286W FMP31 The authentic non-tagged protein was localized to the mitochondria), whose protein sequence is MFRSLSVQKASLQSPARTLIRTMSSAGPKPYNFQDVKKLVQHPEQGKVLVDVREPREVEMYKMPTALNLPFQTTPSALSLPEEEFEEQFQVPKPKNNEELIFFCAKGMRARAAEELARSYGFKNTGIYEGSVNDWLANGGDKIKPE
- a CDS encoding uncharacterized protein (similar to uniprot|Q12012 Saccharomyces cerevisiae YOR289W Hypothetical ORF), whose amino-acid sequence is MSLELSGTSPYAFYAFYTLYNYLNNNNKSHSLNSTKNFLKICQTLYPDYRVNPVERTSLFITWNKKSKKSDKYSLRGCIGTFARPALVHGIEKYSLVAALQDNRFPPISKKELQLLKCSCNILQNFTTIYEGSKGDINDWEIGLHGIELFFKDPGSGITLSATFLPEVMSEQNWDKEETFLNLIYKAGVSSHLQEVLDHYEQYFVQVIRYEGNKSAITYEQFESQLEKLE